The window aagattcaatgctgtagagagcaatattgcataggaacctggattgttaggtccatgagtcaaggaaaattggaagtggtcaaacaggagatgacaagagtgagcACAGACAttataggaatcagtgaactaagatggactagaatgggtgaatttaactcagatgaccattatatctactactgtgggcaggaatctcttagaagaaatggagtagacatcatagccaacaaaagagtctaaaatgcagtacttagatgcaatctcaaaaatgacagtacgatctgtttgtttccaatgtgaaccattcaatagcacggtaatccaagtctatgcccagatCGGTAAGGcggaagaagctgaacagttctatgaagacctacaagaccttctagaactaacatccaaaaaaggtATCATTCTCATtgtatgggactggaatgcaaaagcaggagtcaagaaacaccaggagtaacatgcaaatttggccttggactacagaatgaagcagggcaaaggctttctgccaagagaacacactggtcatagcaaacaccctcttccaacaacacaagagaagactctacacatgaacatcaccagatggttggcaccaaaatcagattgattatattctttgcagccaaagatggagaagctctatacagtcagcaaaaacaagacttggagctgatggtggctcagatcatgaactccttattggcaaattcagactgaaattggacAAAGTggagaaaagcactagaccattcaggtatgacctaaatcaaatcccttaggactacacagtggaagtgagaaatatatttaaggggctagatcaaatagacagagtgtctgaggaACGATGCATGGAATTTCATGGCATTGTACatgagacaggaatcaagacaatccacaaggaaaagaaatgaaaaaaaaatccaaatggctgtctgaggaggccttacagatagctgtgaaaagaagggaagcaaaaggcaaaggagaaaagcaaagattacccatttgaatgcaaagttctgaagaatagcaaggagagataagaaagccttcctcagcgatcaatgcaaagaaatagaggaaaacaatagaatggaaaagactagagatcacttcaagaaaagtagagctaccaagggaatatttcatgcaaagacgagctcaataaaggacagaaatggtatggacctaaaagaagcagaagatattaagaagaggtggcaagaatacacagaggtaCTGtatagaaaagatcttcatgaccctgataatcatgatggtgtgatcactcacctagagccagacatgctggaatgtgaagtcaatgggccttaggaagcatcactataaacaaagctagtggaggtgatggaattccatttgagctatttcaaatcctgaaatatgatgctgtgaaaatgctgcactcaatatgccagcaaatttggaaaactcagcagtgtccacaggactgggaaaggtcagttttcattgcaatcccaaagaaaggcagtgccaaagattGCTctaactgccacacaattgcactcatctcacatgctagtaaagtaatgctaaaaattctccaagccaggcttcagcaatacgtgaatcatgaacttccagatgatcaagcaagttttagaaaaggcagaggaacaagagatcataCTTCCAATATCTgatggattatcaaaaaagcaagaaattccagaaaaacacctacctcTGCTCTAAAGACTATGCAAatgcccttgactgtgtggatcacaataaaatgtggaaaattttgaaagggatgggaataccagaccatctgaattgcctcttgagaaacctgtatgcaggtcaggaaacagcagttagaactagacatggaacaacagactggttccaaacagtaaaggagtacgtcaaggctttatattgtcaccctgcttatttaacttctatgcagagtacatcatgaaaaagctgggctggaggaagcacaggctggaatcaagattgccgggagaaataccaatagcttcagatatgcagatgacaccaccctattgcataaagtgaagaagaataaagtacctcttgatgaaggcgaaAGAGGAGAgataaaagttggcttaaagctcaacatttagaaaactaagatcatggcatgttgtcccatcacttcttggccagtagatggggaaagagtggttGACTTCATTTTTCCGGGCtgcaaaatcacagcagatggtgattgcagccatgaaattaaaagatgtttacatcttggaaggaaagttgagactaatctagacagaatattgaaaagcagagatattactatgtcaacaaaggtccgtgtagtcaaggctatggtttttccagtggtcatgtatggatgtgagagttggactataaagaaagctgagccccgaagaactgatgcttttgacctgtggtgttggagaagactcttgagtgtcccttggactgcaaagaaatgcaaccagtccatcctaaaggaaatgagtcctgaatgttcactggaaggactgatgctgaagctgaaactccaatacttggccacctgatgcaaagagctaactcatgtgaaaaggccctgatgttgggaaagattgagggcagggggagaaggggatgacaaatgatgagacagttggatggcatcaccaactcaagggacatgaatatgtgtggactccgggagttggtgatggacaaggaggccttgtgtgctgccgttcatggacTCACaatagttgaacatgactgaggaactgaactgaactgaagttgttgAATACAATGTCagaatgctttcctttttttctttttttttatttggttttgttttgataggcagaatttttgtttttccttagaagATATTCCACTCTGAATATAGAGtcataagtctgaattttaaagCCACTTAAGTAATGTGTTGTTATAGGTAGCTAGTCAACAACTTGATGCAATTAGATTTATTAGTCTTTGTTctcaatttgttcagttcagttcagtccttcagttgtgtccgtctctttgcaatgccatagactgcaacatgccaggcttccctatccatcaccaactcctggcgctttctcaagctcatgtccatcaacttgatgatgctatccaaccatctcatcatctgtcttccgcttctcctcttgccttcaatttttcctaatatcagtgtcttttccagtgagtcaacatgTTTAGTATGCATTCAGTCTCTTTTAAAATCAACCAACATGAATTAAattcctctctgtccccactgcGCTCCCAACTCTAGGTCAGAAATAAAAACCTGCAGAGACTGAAGGCTGATTCCAGCACATCGCTGTGGAGATATTGTTCCCAatttttttagggaaaaaaaaattagttgctaACATTAAAATCAGTACATTGTACGTAAATATCCAAACTTTTGATTCTCTTGAAAACATGGCCAACTGGCCTGCTTTCCAGCATGGGCGAAGTGGAGGAAAGGCTGCTCCCAGAGGTAAGGCCTGTGCTGCCCAGATTCCAAAATGATCACCTAGTCCTAGTATCATatctcctgcctcctggggccATGAGTTTGTGAGAACTAGACTTCTAGCTCTCTTAGGGTAAGGACTACTTTTGTCTTGATCAACTTTGACTTTGAAGCCTTTAACCCAGAGCCTAGCACAGAGTTCTTCCTTGTACAGTTGTTGGATGATATAAAATATCTTGTGAATGCATATGACATTTCTTCCAATACTGAGACCATGCAATTGAAGTACTGCTCTGCCCTAAATCTTTGATGCAGCCTGGCATCATAGGTGCCCCTATGTTTGCCATTAGACCCACTACCTAAAGCCAGTTGTATGTCCCTGGGCTGTCCCTTAAGTCTTCACTTTGTCATTTGAAAACTTATCATCCTAGCAACGTTCTCGCCAATGAAGACAGCAATGCATATCTCATGAGGTGGCTCGGAAGATGACATGAAACCACGCGTGTCGAGCATGGCCctcagtatccattttcatgaTGTTCTTAGCAGTTATTTCTCCAACTGGGCAAGATTCTTGGTCTTCTTAGATGTCTATGCAGATCAGtttgattttccagccaagattcAAGGAAGAGATTACAGTTCAGTTCTCTGTATTCTGAAAGCTTCAAAGTCAATTCATCAAGGACACTGATGAAGGTAAAGTTTTTGTCGAaacctttgtattttttttttttttttttcagatctttCAGTGGCCTGAAGGGGAAAACTAGGGCAGGTCAGAGCATATATAACTaggggctccctctcaccactacTTGCTAAGATCCCAAACTTTCCTGAGTATTTGGAGCCAGGAAAGAAGCATGAAGTGGCTTGTGCTCCTCGGTCTGGTGGCCTTCTCAGAGTGCATAGTCAAGTAAGTATGGGGACTGTATGTCACATCATATTCCTTTCTCGgacttttcttttcatctgattaTTCTTCCACCCATCAGGTTTAGAAGGGAATGGAATATTTCCCTAAGAGTCTTAAAGTTCAGTTCTTACTTATTGATAAGTAACTTGCTATAGGAACTGTGGATTCCAAAGTCTTGGTATAGATTTGGGTTGCACAACACTTGGGGTCTAGTCATGTCATGACCTGTTGAAAATTCAACTCCTTGAAACTGTTCAGTGCACAGTCTATGCAGATGTTGATGTGGTCCTGTGTAATAGCACTTTTCTACATTTTGATCAACATGTCCTCTTTTTTCCCTGTCAATTTCAGTGTGTATAtgcctatgtctgcatctctgtatcactgtcatttttctctccatctctttggAAGTCACTGGGAGtgtatttctctttgtgttttttgcttttaatttttcatttgactCTTACTTCCTTCTCGAGCCTCTGAATTTCCTTTAATTGTTCCCTATATCTTGGATTCTTCtttcaactctctcttctctttcaacttAGAGAAAGATACACTGTCTTATATCTGACAAGCAGTGTGACCACAGCCAACTCAGAAACCTCTTGCATTTCAAATTGCTCCGTTGTAAAAGAGAATAAGAGTCCCCCTTTCTACCTCCTTCCTTGAGGTTCTTTGAGAAGGAATGAGTGGGATGGCAACAGCAATGCTAATGGCTGTCATTGTTGAGACTTCCTATTTATCAGGTACTTTATATCCATCACTTCACTTATCCCCAAGATATTCTATTTGGAGGGTTTGCATtgttgctatgctaagtcacttcagtcgtgtccaactctgtgctaccccatagatggcagcccaccagggtcccccgtccctgggattctccaggcaagaacactggagtgggctgtcatttccctctccaatgcaggaaagtgaaaagtgaaagtgaagttgctcagtcgtgtccgactcctagcgaccccatggactgcagcctaccaggcttctccatccatgggatttgccaggcaagagtactggagtggggtgccatttgtaTTGTTACATTCCACCATTTTGCCAAAGGGGAGACTGAGACACCACATGGTCATGTGGCTTACGCAAGATTGCAGAAAAGAACCTGTATTCAAATCTGTATCTTTGCCATGGTATATGCATAAAATTCTTATAATAATCTGCCtaataaaaatgattagaaaacaCACAGGGCCATTACAATGACAGTTATACCTTAACACTGACAGCTAATTGTagcatcttctttgttttctttgtcaaatGCTCGGTTAAAGAATACCTCTAAGGAGAGTGAAGACCATGAGAAAAACCCTCAGTGGAAAAAACATGCCGAACAATTTCTTGAAGGAGCATCCTTACAGACTGTCCCATATTTCTTTTCGTGGCTCAAATCTAACTACTCTCCCACTGAGGAACATCTGGGATGTGAGTATTTTGGGAGAATGTTGCTCCACAGCGCCCCCTGGTGCTCTAGCTTAGCATGGGGCTCATCCGGAGGTGCCAGGTGAGATGTTGGGGTTGGGGTTCCTGCAGGAGGCTGAGACACTGGAAAACAGGGACCCCCACCTTGAGGAGAAGACCCTCTCATTCTCAACTGTTGGTCTTTGTGACTGGGCCTGGCAATTACCAGGTGGCAGGTAAATATCCATTTCTGTGTTAAACACGTGTCATTAGTTTGAGGGTGATTGTTCCTTCTGAACTAAGTGAGCACCTCGGTTACAGATGAAGTGTGAACCATCACTGATCAAAAGGTGGAACCAACTGCAAAACAATTGTGAATCCCTAGGTAGAGGAATTCAGTTTCCACAGATGCAACAACGACAGCAGGAAAAAGTTACTGAACCTGTATTCTGTGTATGGCCATAAGACTCTAACACAGTGCTTACTGTTTTTAGATTAGAAAAGGGCTTATTTTGTCTTCAAGAATGCCCATGCCAGCCTGAGAGATAGGCAAAGAGCAAATACATGTCAATTGAAAGGGTCACCTGTGTGGTGTTGATTGGATGTGGTCTGAGTTTAAAGGGAGTGACTAGAGTTGATCAAGAAGGACCTTCTGGAGAAGGGGTGCTAAGCTTGGTTTGAAGAAACTACAGAGCTTCCCAAATGAaggcaccaggacttccctgggtgtTCAGCTGTCCTGGCGGCTTAGTGGTTATGCCTCTGGGCTTCCCATGCAGGAGATACCACTCCAACGCCTAGTCATAGAGTTCATATCTTGCATAAAATGTAGCacagaaaaaatatatcaaatgcaGATCCTCTGTGATAAAAATCTGTGAGCTGCACGGTGGTTAGAAAGTGATCTCAAGAGATATGTGACACCCAGAGGGAGGCATCAGTGTGGGAATAGAGGGTAGCCAGTTCTACACTAAcccactccctccttctccctgtaGATATTCTACATGGGTACCATCACCATTGGAACACCCCCTCAGGAATTCCAGGTTGTCTTTGACACAGCCTCATCTGACTTGTGGGTGCCCTCCATTTTTTGCAACAGCTCAACCTGTTGTGAGTACAGATACCCCCTACCCGGACCATCTTTCACTTGCCCTGCCATCCTGTTTCCACCCTTGGCATCTGATGacactcatctcttgtgtctgcagCTACACACGTTAGGTTCAAACATCGTCAGTCTTCCACCTTCCGGCTTACCAATAAGACGTTCGGGATCACGTATGGATCTGGGAGAATGAAAGGAGTTGTTGTTCATGACACAGTTCGGGTAACAGTGTAACAAATGCTGAGTCAGCACTGGCTATCAAGTGACCGCTGCTTGCAAAACAGATGCAGGACCATCTGGCAGGACCATCTGGCAGGACCCTTCCTAGCCTAACTCCCATAGATATTGGCCATCTTATCCACAGGATCATGTCTTTGGGTTGGCAGTGCCCATGGTGACACAAGAGCAAACAAATTTGCTAACCTAGAGAGTGGCTTGAGGTGTGGACttgcagctcctctgcccatgagcagTTCAAGTTTCATTTGGCTCAGAGCAAGAAGGGATAAAAACACCCACTTTTAAATTCACAGACTGTTCCAGGCACTTTCAGGTGATAACTGGTTTAATTCTGCAACAACCCCACAAAGCAGTTACTCTGATTAGGTCATGAGACATATGAGGTAACTGAGGTCCAGACAGCAAGGGCCTTCCTGAGAGCATACATGTGATAAAAGGTGGAGTTAGACTGGCTTTTCAGGACTGAAGTTGCTGTGGGGTGTCTGGGGACAGGATAAAACTGATACAGGTATCCTGGGGTCAGTCAATGGCTTCAGGTATCCAGAGTGGGAAACTGGAAGCCTGAGAATTCAAGGGGCCTGATAAATGAGTTCTCACTCTAGAGGACCTTTGAGAGTCTAATAAATCTATGGCTTGCCTCCCCCAAAATACTTGAGTagttcccctctctctctttctctctcatacacactcacagaaatatacatatatccccaaaAGTGAATTCCCCAGGCAGTAATTTCATAGAACTCTGCAAGTAAGACTGTGTTTTCGGCTTCTGTCTTCATGGACAGATGCAGAATCCACAGTACCTTACAGAGAATTCAGTCCATTCCTGTCATTAGGTCACAGTGATGCCAAAGAGAAGGCTATCTTGCTCAGAACTGTTTTGTCCATAAGGTGGCACCAATGGGACCTGGCCTGACTCTTGGTTGCTCCACCATTACAGAAGCCACGAGGCCAATTTGACTCACTCAGGTGGTGTTTTTCAGAAGGGCAGATGTTTTATAATTCACAGCCTCTCTCAAATGGAACCCAAATTCCCCTTCCACCTTGCTCTAACCATCTGTGGGCAACCAAAGACAGAGCCCAGCCTCAATTCGTCTCTGAGGATCTAATGGCAATGCACCCCAGCCCAGTCCTAGTCCCACTTCTGTAAGTGGGAACACTCTTCTCTCCCACAGATTGGGGACCTTGTAAGTACTGACCAGCCGTTCGGTCTAAGCGTGGCGGAATACGGGTTTGAGGGCAGAAGATTTGATGGTGTCTTGGGCTTGAACTACCCCAACATATCCTTCTCTAAAGCCATCCCCATCTTTGACAAGCTGAAGAATGAAGGTGCCATTTCAGAGCCTGTTTTTGCCTTCTACTTGAGCAAGTAAGTCTGAGATGGACAATTCCTTTCTCCAAATTAGCTGTAAGATGCTTTCAGTTGTacaaaaattatagaaaactTGATAAAGAAGTATCCTGAGATAATATAACCAAGGATAACTATGGCCCCAGGTCCCTACCTGGTTTCACCACTggcttatataaataaaattttattggaacacaacccAGATCCTGGGCTCAAGACCAGTAACTTGGTCTAGGGGGGTGAGATATGAAGCAGGCAAAAGGAAGGCAACAGGAAACAGGTTGAAGGAAAGGCATTAGGATTTGCTAATGAATTTGATAAGGAAGGAAGTAGAAGGATGGTGGATATCTTTACTTCCTCATTAGCATTTCACTGGGAGCCCAGGATCAGCTACCCATTTTGTGGAGCCAGTGAGAAATGAGATTATGGGACACAAAAGTGTGGGACCCcttattcaagaaatattaggCATCTCAAGACAGGGAGAGCAGAGTTTGGGTCCCTTCTGAGTGTGGGGCCCTTTGGACAGTGTAGGTCACAGGCCAGTGGAGCCAATTTTGGGTGACCAGAAACCACACCCTTAGAACTCCCAGGCCTTGATTTTCCTGGAAAATGACAAGGTGGACACGGGGAAAGCCAAAACACTTCAGCACCCAGTCCTCTGAGGGTGTCTGAGCACTCAGGTCGCTGAAGGTCCAGGGCTTCTTCAGAAGACATAGTGGGTGGAGCTCAGACAAGTGATTCATCTTCTAACCTCCTCTGTGCCACTCATGAGACAGTAACATGCCTCAGTCTGGATCTCTATCTCTCCTAGATGCTATTTCTGCATCTGTACATGGGGACCTTATTAGGGCCTTGATGGGTGGACCATCACAGCTCTCACACAGTGCTATTGTTACTGTCCTCCAAGGATCACCTCCTCACTTCTCTCTACAGAGATGAGCAGGAGGGCAGTGTGGTGATGTTTGGTGGGGTGGACCACCGCTACTACAAAGGAGAGCTCAACTGGGTACCATTGATCCAAGCGGGTGACTGGAGTGTACACGTAGACCGGTAAGCCTCTCCCTCTGAGGGTCAGCCCAAGTAATGCTCCCACTAATGCACACGGACATtacaggcagacacacacaaatgtattctcagacacacagtcacacagacaTACACCACCCACAACGACACAGACAGTCACACAGACACTTGGAAACATACAAGCAGACACATATAAACCTACACAGAGACACATAAAAACATGCATAGCTAgtcagagacacacaagcacacacagagacacatacaaacacacatacaaacacacaagcacataGATACACAAACAACCCATGGGTTTATAATCCCCAGGCCTTCTGAACAAGGCTCTGACCAGGGTCCTAAAAGGGTCCAGAGAGGTCTGTGCAGCTGGGAGAGGGCTACACCCACTGCCCTTTGAGGTGCGGAGCATGGTTAGAGGACTCTACAGTGTGGTGAACAGAGAGAGGATCAGGGAGAATTTCACCAGCCTGAACAGAGTTATGATAAGATGACCGACTGTCCAGAGCTATCTAGGACATAGGAAGTTCTCAGTACAgataaatgtcattttattttttattttttatttttttttagatataagaaaacaagttatttaaatagGAACAGAATAACAGAAGTTAGAATGGATAGAGTTCATGAAAAACCAGTTTTCGTGTTTTACAATAGCCAGTGCtgatatacaaaaatatactttGTATAATTTTATCCTACATTAGTAATAGTATAGTGACAAGAAATGTAATAATCTCAGTGGATTCTGCAATGGTCTTAGTTAATGTATTGGATTCTATTCTTGGCGCcatgtctttttttgtgtgtttgtttgtttgttttttaattttattttatttttaaactttacataattgtattagttttgccaaatatcgaaatgaatccgccacaggtatacatgcgttc is drawn from Bubalus kerabau isolate K-KA32 ecotype Philippines breed swamp buffalo chromosome 5, PCC_UOA_SB_1v2, whole genome shotgun sequence and contains these coding sequences:
- the LOC129652469 gene encoding pregnancy-associated glycoprotein 1-like, which gives rise to MKWLVLLGLVAFSECIVKIPLRRVKTMRKTLSGKNMPNNFLKEHPYRLSHISFRGSNLTTLPLRNIWDIFYMGTITIGTPPQEFQVVFDTASSDLWVPSIFCNSSTCSTHVRFKHRQSSTFRLTNKTFGITYGSGRMKGVVVHDTVRIGDLVSTDQPFGLSVAEYGFEGRRFDGVLGLNYPNISFSKAIPIFDKLKNEGAISEPVFAFYLSKDEQEGSVVMFGGVDHRYYKGELNWVPLIQAGDWSVHVDRITMKGEVIGCSDGCTAMVDTGSSHIQGPGRLIDNIHKLIGATPRGSKYYVSCSAVNILPSIIFTINGVNYPVPARAYILKDFTGNCYTTFKEKRVRISTDFWILGEVFLRLYFSVFDRGNDRIGLALAV